The following proteins are co-located in the Paralichthys olivaceus isolate ysfri-2021 chromosome 2, ASM2471397v2, whole genome shotgun sequence genome:
- the gpr84 gene encoding G-protein coupled receptor 84, with translation MLMNHTNQTEDDLFSCYSPSVVGYRYFAVLWGCAVTITGTVGNLMTILAFALDPRLRTRFNVLIVNLAVADLLYCTILQPISVDSYLHLRWRSGQLWCTIFGLLLFLSNSVSIITLCLLAVSRYLLVAKRTVFDRIFSDRGLILLLASAWALGLASFGPLWPVYVFVPQVCTCSFHRTRGRPYTTILLFFYFFVGLSCVGAFYLLIYRRVHIASQALLQYRLSRRSSRRKPAPSLQGTDDSGVESGMANTCSCEVSSQADLAQNNITSKMVNQSTQSSATASDSSAANRPPDITPAPTSSTNAASSSPSATSGNDGEFKRVTRMCFIVFLCFVCCFVPFLLLNIADKQNRAPQVLHMFCANLTWLNSCINPILYAVMNRQFRQAYQLLLTRAAAPFTCLWTRSQPLRS, from the coding sequence ATGCTGATGaaccacacaaaccaaacagaggACGACCTCTTCTCCTGCTACAGTCCCTCAGTCGTAGGCTACCGGTACTTTGCTGTGCTGTGGGGATGTGCTGTGACCATCACTGGAACAGTTGGGAACCTGATGACCATTCTGGCTTTTGCCTTAGACCCACGTCTGAGGACTCGCTTCAATGTGCTGATCGTCAACCTTGCTGTAGCCGATCTCCTTTACTGCACCATACTGCAGCCTATCTCTGTCGACTCCTACCTACACCTCAGATGGCGCAGTGGTCAGCTCTGGTGCACCATCTTCGGCCTACTGCTCTTCCTCTCCAACTCTGTCTCCATCATCACCCTATGCCTGCTGGCAGTGAGCAGATATCTCCTGGTTGCAAAGCGGACTGTGTTTGATCGTATCTTCTCTGACCGAGGTCTAATATTACTCCTTGCCTCTGCATGGGCACTCGGCCTGGCCAGCTTCGGCCCACTCTGGCCCGTCTACGTGTTCGTACCACAGGTGTGCACATGCAGCTTCCATCGTACCAGGGGTCGCCCCTACACCACCATCCTGctctttttctacttttttgttGGTCTGAGCTGCGTTGGTGCATTCTACCTGCTCATCTACAGACGTGTCCACATTGCCTCACAAGCTCTGCTTCAGTACAGGCTCAGCCGCAGGTCGTCCAGGAGGAAACCAGCTCCCTCATTGCAAGGGACTGATGACAGTGGTGTGGAGAGTGGCATGGCCAACACATGTAGCTGTGAGGTGAGCAGCCAGGCAGATCTAGCACAAAACAATATCACCTCCAAAATGGTCAACCAATCTACCCAGAGCTCTGCCACGGCCTCAGATTCATCAGCAGCCAACAGGCCTCCTGATATCACCCCTGCACCAACTTCATCCACGAATGCAGCATCATCTTCCCCCTCAGCCACCTCAGGAAATGATGGCGAATTCAAGCGAGTGACCCGCATGTGcttcattgtttttctgtgctTTGTTTGCTGCTTCGTGCCCTTCCTGTTGCTCAACATAGCCGACAAACAGAACCGCGCCCCACAGGTACTGCACATGTTCTGCGCAAACCTCACCTGGCTCAACAGCTGCATCAACCCCATTCTTTATGCTGTCATGAACCGACAGTTTCGACAGGCCTACCAGCTGCTGCTCACCAGGGCCGCCGCACCCTTCACCTGCCTCTGGACCCGCTCACAGCCTCTGAGATCCTGA